One segment of SAR324 cluster bacterium DNA contains the following:
- a CDS encoding class II fumarate hydratase: MSQSFRIEKDSMGEVQVPQDAYYAAQTQRAVDNFPVSGLCLSRPLIAALGYIKQAAAKINGELGHLPAEIAEAIQNTASEVIAGNLDAHFPIDIYQTGSGTSSNMNANEVITNRAMEQATGKLPRAIHPNNDVNFGQSSNDVFPTAIRIAATLQAHQQLIPALQHLHDTFLAKGNEYAHVVKTGRTHLMDAMPLTFAQEFSGYARQIELGIARVGAALERLCELPQGGTAVGTGINTDPAFPPKFAAAVSKLTGVTFCEALNHFEAQATVDAPVELSGQLKTIAVSLMKICNDLRWMNSGPNGGIGEIQLAALQPGSSIMPGKVNPVIEESTAMVCAQVIGYDASVSIGGLSGNFELNVMLPMVAHSLLESIRLLANASRNLADRSVSRIVVREDHIAASVGKNPILVTVLNPLIGYDLAAKIAKTAFAENRSLKEVALELAGDQLTEAELDQALDPVKMTKTGFVE, from the coding sequence ATGTCTCAGTCTTTCCGAATCGAAAAGGATTCGATGGGGGAAGTGCAAGTCCCTCAAGACGCCTATTACGCCGCCCAAACTCAACGTGCTGTTGATAATTTTCCTGTCAGCGGACTGTGTCTCAGCCGTCCACTGATTGCCGCACTGGGTTACATCAAGCAGGCTGCAGCCAAGATCAATGGTGAATTGGGACATCTACCCGCAGAAATAGCAGAAGCCATTCAAAACACAGCTAGCGAGGTGATTGCCGGCAACCTGGATGCCCACTTCCCGATCGATATCTACCAGACTGGTTCCGGGACCTCGAGTAACATGAACGCCAACGAGGTGATCACTAACCGAGCGATGGAGCAAGCTACTGGCAAGTTGCCTCGTGCGATTCATCCAAACAACGATGTCAACTTTGGGCAAAGTTCCAATGATGTGTTCCCCACAGCGATCCGCATCGCAGCTACCCTACAGGCGCATCAGCAGTTGATCCCTGCGCTTCAGCACCTGCACGACACCTTTCTGGCCAAAGGCAACGAATACGCCCATGTGGTCAAGACCGGACGAACCCACCTGATGGACGCCATGCCCCTGACCTTTGCTCAGGAGTTCAGTGGCTACGCTCGCCAGATCGAGCTCGGCATCGCCCGAGTGGGAGCAGCCTTGGAACGCTTATGTGAACTACCCCAGGGAGGAACTGCTGTCGGCACGGGGATCAACACCGATCCAGCGTTCCCACCAAAATTTGCTGCTGCGGTCTCGAAGTTGACCGGAGTCACCTTCTGCGAAGCACTGAACCACTTTGAAGCTCAGGCCACTGTGGACGCTCCCGTGGAACTGAGTGGACAATTAAAGACTATCGCCGTCAGCCTGATGAAGATCTGTAATGATCTACGCTGGATGAATTCTGGTCCCAACGGAGGTATCGGCGAGATTCAACTGGCTGCTCTTCAGCCAGGCTCTTCCATCATGCCGGGCAAGGTCAATCCAGTCATCGAAGAATCTACTGCGATGGTGTGTGCCCAGGTCATTGGTTATGATGCCTCAGTCAGTATTGGCGGACTCTCTGGCAACTTTGAATTGAATGTAATGCTGCCGATGGTTGCCCACAGCCTACTGGAATCAATCCGCTTGCTGGCAAATGCTTCACGGAATCTAGCAGATCGCTCTGTTTCTCGAATTGTTGTTCGGGAAGACCACATCGCTGCCTCGGTTGGCAAAAACCCAATCCTGGTCACTGTGCTCAATCCTCTGATCGGCTACGACCTAGCCGCCAAGATCGCCAAGACTGCTTTTGCTGAAAATCGATCCCTCAAGGAAGTTGCCCTGGAACTGGCAGGCGACCAATTGACCGAGGCTGAATTGGATCAGGCCCTCGACCCCGTCAAGATGACAAAAACTGGCTTTGTCGAGTAA
- a CDS encoding 3-deoxy-7-phosphoheptulonate synthase, with amino-acid sequence MQSTNNINVKQITPLTPPDEIKEELPLSEKACQTVVQARQTVRNILDREDHRLFAVVGPCSIHDTEAAMEYAQRLKALHEELKDRIYLIMRVYFEKPRTTVGWKGLINDPDLNGTHQVEKGLRLARKILLDINELGLPAATETLDPITPQYIADLLAWSAIGARTTESQTHREMTSGLSMPVGFKNGTDGSLDIAVHAIQSAAHPHHFLGINHEGRASVVNTNGNQHCHIVLRGGKHGPNFDALSIQDTEEQLRKEGVKPIIMVDCSHGNSNKRPEKQEIVLRDIVHQIVDGNQSIVGTMIESHLHLGNQLISDELQYGVSITDKCLDWENTERILREAYEHLGNLQYLTNC; translated from the coding sequence ATGCAATCCACCAATAACATAAATGTTAAGCAAATTACCCCGTTGACGCCTCCTGATGAGATCAAGGAGGAGCTTCCCCTCAGTGAAAAAGCTTGCCAGACCGTGGTTCAAGCGCGTCAAACTGTGCGCAATATCCTGGATCGGGAAGATCATCGACTCTTTGCCGTGGTCGGGCCCTGCTCCATTCACGACACAGAAGCCGCAATGGAATACGCCCAGCGGCTCAAGGCCCTGCACGAAGAGCTCAAGGATCGGATCTACTTGATCATGCGAGTGTACTTTGAAAAACCACGCACCACCGTTGGGTGGAAGGGGCTGATCAATGATCCAGATTTGAACGGTACCCACCAAGTGGAAAAGGGTCTGCGTCTGGCGCGTAAGATCCTGCTTGATATCAACGAACTGGGACTACCGGCAGCCACAGAAACACTGGATCCGATCACACCCCAGTACATTGCTGACCTGCTTGCCTGGAGTGCGATTGGAGCCCGTACCACCGAATCACAAACTCACCGGGAAATGACCAGCGGGCTTTCCATGCCTGTTGGCTTCAAGAATGGTACGGATGGCAGTTTGGATATTGCGGTGCACGCCATTCAGTCTGCAGCACATCCCCATCATTTCCTGGGTATCAATCACGAGGGACGTGCCTCTGTTGTCAATACAAACGGCAACCAACACTGCCACATTGTCCTACGCGGTGGTAAGCACGGACCCAACTTTGATGCCTTGTCTATTCAGGATACGGAAGAGCAACTGCGTAAAGAAGGTGTCAAACCGATCATCATGGTGGACTGCAGCCATGGAAACTCCAACAAGCGTCCAGAAAAACAGGAAATCGTGCTGCGTGACATCGTGCACCAGATCGTTGACGGCAACCAGTCCATCGTTGGCACCATGATCGAGAGTCACCTACATCTAGGCAACCAGCTGATCAGTGACGAGCTGCAGTACGGTGTTTCCATCACGGACAAGTGCCTAGATTGGGAAAACACAGAGCGCATTTTGCGAGAAGCCTACGAACACCTAGGAAATTTACAGTATCTGACCAACTGCTGA
- the rpmG gene encoding 50S ribosomal protein L33 has product MAKNANRVFVKMKSPESGYMYYTSKNRVTTPGRLELRKYDPIVRKHVLFKETK; this is encoded by the coding sequence ATGGCCAAGAACGCCAACCGCGTGTTTGTAAAGATGAAGAGTCCAGAGAGCGGCTACATGTACTACACCTCTAAGAACCGGGTCACGACCCCAGGACGCTTAGAGTTGCGCAAGTACGATCCGATTGTCCGCAAGCACGTACTTTTCAAGGAAACCAAGTAA
- the rpmB gene encoding 50S ribosomal protein L28, with protein MARRCDITGKRPLTGNRVSHANNKTKHRQLPNLQTRRFFVPELGREVKLKVSTRAIRTIDKKGLTAFLKDNGLTLRDVS; from the coding sequence ATGGCTCGTCGCTGTGACATCACTGGCAAGCGACCACTGACTGGCAACCGCGTTTCGCATGCCAACAACAAGACCAAGCACCGCCAGTTGCCCAACCTGCAAACCCGACGTTTCTTTGTTCCGGAACTCGGTCGTGAGGTTAAGCTGAAAGTCTCGACCCGTGCGATCCGTACCATCGACAAGAAAGGCTTGACGGCCTTCCTCAAGGACAACGGCCTTACCCTCCGCGACGTCAGTTGA
- a CDS encoding ABC transporter ATP-binding protein yields the protein MHLQLENLHKSYLDGEGRTLHILRGVDLRLEQPGQTAAIVGASGTGKSTLLHLIGLLDQPDQGRVLLDDKDLSLLSRDAQARYRNTQLGFIFQFHQLLQDFSALENVMMPALVQGQSHSQSRKRASELLEQVGLGERLLHKPSQLSGGEQQRVAIARALTNRPRLLLADEPTGNLDQENESQVLDTLLRCCADGQTTMLMITHNLQLATTLQQCYRLQEGRLQLDSSP from the coding sequence ATGCATCTTCAACTCGAAAACCTGCACAAGAGCTATCTTGACGGTGAAGGCCGTACCCTGCACATTTTACGGGGAGTGGACTTGCGATTGGAGCAACCTGGCCAGACAGCTGCCATCGTTGGTGCTTCTGGAACGGGCAAGAGTACCTTGCTGCACTTGATTGGCTTACTTGACCAACCAGACCAGGGGAGAGTTTTGCTGGACGACAAGGACCTGAGCCTGCTTTCCCGGGATGCCCAGGCTCGCTACCGCAACACCCAGTTGGGCTTCATTTTTCAGTTTCATCAACTCCTGCAGGATTTCAGTGCACTGGAGAATGTGATGATGCCAGCATTGGTTCAGGGACAGAGTCACAGTCAGAGTCGTAAGCGTGCGAGTGAACTGCTGGAGCAGGTCGGACTGGGGGAGCGCTTGTTGCATAAGCCCTCTCAACTCTCCGGCGGCGAACAGCAACGGGTTGCCATCGCTCGGGCCCTCACCAACCGCCCACGTCTCCTGCTGGCTGACGAGCCGACTGGCAACCTGGATCAGGAAAATGAGTCGCAGGTATTGGATACCTTATTGCGCTGCTGTGCCGATGGGCAAACCACCATGCTGATGATCACCCACAATCTGCAACTGGCTACTACACTGCAGCAGTGCTATCGTCTGCAGGAGGGTCGTTTGCAATTGGATTCCAGTCCTTGA